In one Balaenoptera musculus isolate JJ_BM4_2016_0621 chromosome 2, mBalMus1.pri.v3, whole genome shotgun sequence genomic region, the following are encoded:
- the RPL10L gene encoding 60S ribosomal protein L10-like isoform X2 has protein sequence MGRRPARCYRYCKNKPYPKSRFCRGVPDAKIRIFDLALEAARICANKYMVKSCGKDGFHIRVRLHPLHVIRINKMLSCAGADRLQTGMRGAFGKPQGTVARVRIGQVIMSIRTKLQNKEHVIEALRRAKFKFPGRQKIHISKKWGFTKFNADEFEDKVAKKCLIPDGCGVKYIPSRGPLDKWRALHS, from the exons ATGGGACGCCGCCCCGCTCGTTGTTACCGGTATTGCAAGAATAAGCCGTATCCAAAGTCTCGCTTTTGCCGAGGCGTCCCTGATGCCAAGATCCGTATCTTTGACCTGG CCCTGGAGGCCGCCCGAATTTGTGCCAACAAGTACATGGTGAAAAGTTGTGGCAAAGATGGCTTTCACATCCGAGTGCGACTCCATCCATTACATGTTATCCGCATCAACAAGATGTTGTCCTGTGCTGGGGCTGACAGACTCCAGACAGGTATGCGAGGTGCCTTTGGAAAACCCCAGGGTACAGTGGCCAGAGTCCGCATTGGTCAAGTCATCATGTCCATCCGCACCAAGCTTCAGAACAAGGAACATGTGATTGAAGCCTTACGCAGGGCCAAGTTCAAGTTCCCTGGGCGCCAGAAGATTCATATCTCCAAGAAATGGGGCTTTACCAAGTTTAATGCTGATGAATTTGAAGACAAAGTGGCTAAGAAGTGCCTCATCCCGGATGGTTGTGGAGTCAAATACATCCCCAGCCGTGGCCCTCTGGATAAGTGGCGAGCTCTGCACTCGTGA
- the RPL10L gene encoding 60S ribosomal protein L10-like isoform X1 — protein sequence MGRRPARCYRYCKNKPYPKSRFCRGVPDAKIRIFDLGRKKAKVDEFPLCGHMVSDEYEQLSSEALEAARICANKYMVKSCGKDGFHIRVRLHPLHVIRINKMLSCAGADRLQTGMRGAFGKPQGTVARVRIGQVIMSIRTKLQNKEHVIEALRRAKFKFPGRQKIHISKKWGFTKFNADEFEDKVAKKCLIPDGCGVKYIPSRGPLDKWRALHS from the coding sequence ATGGGACGCCGCCCCGCTCGTTGTTACCGGTATTGCAAGAATAAGCCGTATCCAAAGTCTCGCTTTTGCCGAGGCGTCCCTGATGCCAAGATCCGTATCTTTGACCTGGGTCGGAAGAAGGCAAAAGTGGATGAGTTCCCACTCTGTGGACACATGGTGTCTGATGAGTATGAGCAGCTCTCTTCTGAAGCCCTGGAGGCCGCCCGAATTTGTGCCAACAAGTACATGGTGAAAAGTTGTGGCAAAGATGGCTTTCACATCCGAGTGCGACTCCATCCATTACATGTTATCCGCATCAACAAGATGTTGTCCTGTGCTGGGGCTGACAGACTCCAGACAGGTATGCGAGGTGCCTTTGGAAAACCCCAGGGTACAGTGGCCAGAGTCCGCATTGGTCAAGTCATCATGTCCATCCGCACCAAGCTTCAGAACAAGGAACATGTGATTGAAGCCTTACGCAGGGCCAAGTTCAAGTTCCCTGGGCGCCAGAAGATTCATATCTCCAAGAAATGGGGCTTTACCAAGTTTAATGCTGATGAATTTGAAGACAAAGTGGCTAAGAAGTGCCTCATCCCGGATGGTTGTGGAGTCAAATACATCCCCAGCCGTGGCCCTCTGGATAAGTGGCGAGCTCTGCACTCGTGA